The Candidatus Kryptoniota bacterium DNA window CATATTGAAACAGGGGGCAAAACCGAAAAGCCTTACAAGGAAGGAGAAATTAAATGTGTACTTCAATGAATAAGATAATTTCAGGATCATTTGTTGCCTTAATCACTGCAATATTGATCTCAAGCTGCTCATCACCAACATCTTCGACGCCCGCACCCGTAACACCTCCCGTGCCGGTATCTTCATTCAACATTGGTTACCTTTCGTCTTCAGGAGGGGTTTCATTTACGAATACCTCCACAAATGCTTCCTCATATTCATGGGATTTTGGTGATGGAACTACAGACGACTATTTGACTTCACCGACCAAATATTACAGCAAAAACGGAACATACAATGTCATGCTCACTGCGACTGGGAGTGGAGGTTCTGCAAACTCAACTCAAACCGTGACAATTGATAATGTTCCCTTTATGACGGCTGATATCACTGGTAGTGGAACATTTCCGTTCGAGGCAACTTCAGTAGCGGGTAGTAAAAATTCAAATGCAATATCTGTTACGGGTATAGCGTCATCTAATCAAAGCTTAATGATTAATCTCCCACCAAACCCAGTTGCAAATACAAGCTATGATATCAGTTTGGGCTATCCTGTTGGTTTTGTATACACCAGCCCCCAGGGGGTTTTGACGGCGGACTCTCAAACTCCACGCTCAACTGGAAATATTCTGGTAACGTACATTTCATCAACTGAAATACGGGGGACATTTTCTGCTGTAGTAGTCGTTAATTTCGCCAACGGTAGCGGTGGTTCTTATACAATAACAAACGGCACATTCTATTACAGATTTTAGGATGCGATTTCGCAATTTCAGTTCAACTGGGAAAAGGCCTCGGTCTGTATGAGATTATCTTCCCTGGTAATGATTTATTGAAGCAAATAGGAGACAATATGAAGAGCAAGATACGATTATCCATATTATCGCTGGTGTTCGTCCTATTAGTGCCCTCGATCTTGGCTGCTCAATGGGTACTATCCAATTCCAATTACTGCGACGCTTTTGCGGTTTCGGGCACGAATCTCTTTGCGGGAGCCGTCAACGGCGGCAACACCGGCGGTATTCTTCTTTCCACAAACAACGGCACAAGCTGGACTGCGGTCAATACAGGCTTGTCGGTCTATGGTCTCGATGTCCAGGCCCTTGCGGTCTCGGGCACGAATCTCTTTGCCGGCACCTATGGCGGCGGCGTCTATCTTTCCACAAACAACGGGACAAACTGGACTCCGGTCGACAGCGGCTTGGGGCAATATGAGAGTATTTTTGCCCTTGCTTCTTCCGGCACGAATCTCTTCGCCGGGACTTATGATAACGGCGTCTATCTTTCCACGAACAACGGCGCAAACTGGACTCAAGTTGTTTCAGGCATTCCTGTAGCCGGCTACGGATTCTTTGACGAGGCTCTTGCGGTTTCGGGCACGAATCTCTTTGTCGGCACTTATGGCGGTGGTGTTTTTCTTTCCACGGACAACGGCACAAGCTGGACGGCAGCGAGTACTGGCCTGACCGACTGGTCTTTGAATGTTCTTGCTCTTGCCGTCTCGGGCACGAATCTTTTTGCCGGGACGGCAGGCGGTGTTTTTCTTTCCACGAACAACGGCACGACCTGGACTGCAGCGAGTACCGGCTTGACGAATATGAGCCTGACTGTTAATGCGCTTACCATCTTGGGCACGAATCTCTTTGCCGGGACAGATGGCGGCGTTTTTCTTTCCACGGACAACGGCACAAGTTGGACTGAGGTGAGCACCGGCTTGACGGGCTCTTCTTTATATGTCTATGCTTTTGTCGTCTCGGGCACGAATCTTTTTGCAGGGACTCAATACGGCATATGGCGTC harbors:
- a CDS encoding PKD domain-containing protein gives rise to the protein MCTSMNKIISGSFVALITAILISSCSSPTSSTPAPVTPPVPVSSFNIGYLSSSGGVSFTNTSTNASSYSWDFGDGTTDDYLTSPTKYYSKNGTYNVMLTATGSGGSANSTQTVTIDNVPFMTADITGSGTFPFEATSVAGSKNSNAISVTGIASSNQSLMINLPPNPVANTSYDISLGYPVGFVYTSPQGVLTADSQTPRSTGNILVTYISSTEIRGTFSAVVVVNFANGSGGSYTITNGTFYYRF